The Salvelinus namaycush isolate Seneca chromosome 13, SaNama_1.0, whole genome shotgun sequence genome includes a region encoding these proteins:
- the LOC120058402 gene encoding uncharacterized protein LOC120058402 isoform X3 — protein MLFFGKEEFLEAPLRDILASFQACHRRLLRHRNVYLLQVRQIIKDGGPWERPALQAILKDTALTQTEVEKYLSSEKPVFFELRVRYLQACERVQEAMALAKCCLEYPEVWRHLFFHQAYLTCLYKASLHQHLHEEMAEIDGRDAVEIICNAESQEKDELLLSLCKAFLSQQLHNGDMYYIWDLVFLWSRLYLRAHPSKQGFLSECRQLMVFAINASAIFPFIKVITAEMGSEGVPLCVELCATALQTDLQSDPVTRCLLCKTIAFLLPRDLEVCRLCALLVFCLERSMEAYKTMYLLYTYPDEEPHPQHTHVRTNIRFYILQVLKEGLFFDPEFWNLLTLRTHCLELMTDKAMRDALNELKEEEELEQVEEEWIPSYWMEEETCRIHTDASHLHPHTNTALESSDTVGQEPEEGLNGDAPESQTEDFPVRRRRRRRKRRWRRRRRNCRSDIEYADDPDIKYSLIHNLSSESSTKLPANRQREYLARHVKNKILKRRSRKPRWLLLEMTRQTENMSPGGMREKRREGMRGEGKRQGEEGKERGHEKEDKREMRQGRESKRPYRRTISGMELSFPENEVPVDQEVVESHLEPSVRIKQQHSESEKYVNMGQPNGVYGERPFKYKPESDVETYVVEPSAGGPSAVEPLEVEPSEVDPSDAKPLDSKRSVVEPSDIEPLEVEPLEVEPLEVEPLEVEPLEVEPLEVEPSGVKVLEGPSEQTDPELDGPALEMEECPLKLFHIYAKLSKGTAAKELLSRESEFTVTEAGSDSNTQGEETEPGKAPVRSKHLRFHCSHCQKLFKGGNVVRHTLAHLKLRKTRLSCVFCGKHFQRYNRAKEHVLEHIEELRTSTANIKVKPAVNGETYSSKNINQASENEAKPVENLTEPSTPTDQPPKPKRVKAKPVVSKQSRIIQNLRNLIRKTQKCKMDTDNLKSVEVTDEQVTVKDKVVIVREVVPGKESEGGEEEGKQKQYHLCPSEGCDSIFMKIGPSLLRHAVTYHREDAAVLDKTFQWGKGKCQICQRLLLVIEHYRDHMKLHDAPLKHACLHTNCGQRFKTAQELKDHIDTHRPLQAPCGYSGCREIFFTLPSLHDHEWRHYTQPQSKDELEQGATTELSPEGEAPWKQRAKGQDVTVHGWRGQRETPTPKSRRCNPHEKCLHCNRYLWNHQHFLEHMKIHDAPLKQVCLHLNCGQRFSRTHLLWEHMDTHLPFQAPCGYSGCGLIFSCLPSLHDHEWRHYIQGQPNDEPTEEQSATKEEGQTPESDTNGNDYDGPVETPGTVHGAVTTPPNHCTLKLINGHDEKDKKDKAPKTAVPATTTTSPTPPSQTTTSTHPHPRIFQNITEPMTMMDVDNIVSLAQVVPGGEEPVIAEHKTFKLEDPSFLPLAKAPLIRPPPSTYLTEAALSMRKRRKPSEVTSCGPGKKSKAAVKRSVVGKKEMVAEKEAPQRQRCSKCFSSFTSTEELEKHLSQNTCSSLFSFDSDDDSE, from the exons ATGTTGTTCTTCGGGAAAGAGGAGTTCCTAGAGGCCCCCCTGAGGGACATATTAGCCTCTTTTCAG GCCTGCCATCGCCGCCTGCTGAGACACAGGAACGTGTACCTGCTGCAGGTGAGGCAGATCATCAAAGATGGCGGTCCCTGGGAGAGACCCGCTCTGCAAGCCATCCTGAAAGACACAGCCCTCACACAGACAGAAG TGGAGAAGTATTTGAGCTCAGAGAAGCCAGTGTTCTTTGAGCTGCGTGTGCGGTACCTGCAGGCCTGTGAGCGCGTGCAGGAGGCCATGGCCCTGGCTAAGTGCTGCCTGGAGTACCCAGAGGTGTGGAGGCACCTGTTCTTCCACCAGGCCTACCTCACCTGCCTGTACAAGGCCTCACTACACCAACACCTGCACGAGGAG ATGGCTGAGATAGATGGCAGAGACGCAGTAGAGATAATCTGTAACGCAGAGAGCCAGGAGAAAGATGAGCTGCTGCTGTCTCTGTGCAAAGCCTTCCTCAGCCAACAGCTACACAACGGAGACATGTACTACATCTG GGATCTGGTGTTCTTGTGGAGCAGACTGTACCTCAGGGCCCATCCCTCTAAGCAGGGATTTCTGTCTGAGTGTCGCCAGCTGATGGTCTTCGCCATCAACGCCAGCGCCATCTTCCCCTTCATCAAAGTCATCACAGCAGAG ATGGGTAGTGAGGGAGTGCCGTTGTGTGTGGAGCTTTGTGCTACAGCGTTACAGACAGACCTCCAGTCTGACCCTGTAACACGCTGTCTGCTGTGTAAGACCATCGCCTTCCTGCTCCCCAGGGACCTGGAGGTATGTCGCCTCTGTGCCCTGCTGGTGTTCTGTCTGGAACgtagcatggaggcctacaagaCCATGTATCTGCTCTACACATACCCCGATGAGGAGCCACACCCCCAGCACACCCATGTCAGAACCAACATCCGCTTCTATATCCTACAG GTGCTGAAGGAAGGTCTGTTCTTTGACCCAGAGTTCTGGAATCTGCTGACCCTGAGAACCCACTGTCTGGAGCTGATGACTGACAAGGCCATGAGGGATGCTCTCAATGAgctgaaggaggaagaggagttggAGCAGGTGGAGGAGGAGTGGATACCAAGCTACTGGATGGAGGAGGAGACATGCAGAATACACACAGACGCCTCCCACCTCcacccacacaccaacacagcacTGGAGAGCTCTGACACTGTAGGTCAGGAACCTGAAGAGGGATTGAATGGGGATGCTCCTGAGTCACAGACAGAGGACTTCcctgtgaggaggaggaggaggaggaggaagaggaggtggaggaggaggagaagaaactGTAGGTCAGATATTGAGTATGCTGACGACCCAGACATTAAGTACTCCCTCATTCACAATCTCAGTTCTGAAAGCTCCACCAAGCTACCGGCCAATCGGCAGAGAGAATACCTGGCCAGACATGTGAAGAACAAGATCCTGAAGAGACGCAGCAGGAAACCAAGATGGCTGCTCCTGGAGATGACCAGACAGACGGAGAACATGTCCCCAGGGGGAATGAGGGAGAAGCGAcgggagggaatgagaggagagggtaagagacagggagaggaggggaaagagagggggcatGAAAAGGAGGATAAGAGAGAGATGAGGCAGGGAAGGGAGAGTAAGAGACCTTATCGTCGGACTATATCTGGCATGGAGCTGTCCTTCCCTGAAAATGAAGTGCCTGTTGACCAGGAAGTGGTAGAGAGTCATCTAGAACCCAGTGTTCGTATTAAACAACAGCACAGTGAGTCTGAGAAATATGTTAACATGGGACAGCCTAATGGTGTATATGGTGAGAGACCGTTTAAGTATAAACCAGAGTCAGACGTAGAGACTTATGTGGTGGAGCCTTCGGCAGGGGGGCCTTCGGCGGTGGAGCCTTTAGAAGTGGAGCCTTCAGAGGTAGACCCTTCAGACGCAAAGCCTTTAGACTCCAAACGTTCAGTAGTAGAGCCTTCTGACATAGAGCCTTTAGAAGTAGAGCCTTTAGAAGTAGAGCCTTTAGAAGTAGAGCCTTTAGAAGTAGAGCCTTTAGAAGTAGAGCCTTTAGAAGTAGAGCCTTCAGGTGTGAAGGTTTTAGAAGGTCCCAGTGAGCAGACTGACCCAGAGTTGGATGGTCCAGCCTTGGAGATGGAGGAGTGTCCACTGAAACTGTTCCACATCTACGCCAAACTTTCCAAAGGGACAGCTGCTAAGGAACTACTTTCTAGAGAAAGTGAATTCACAGTGACAGAGGCGGGATCAGACTCAAACACTCAG GGTGAAGAGACTGAGCCAGGCAAGGCTCCAGTACGCTCCAAACACCTGCGCTTCCACTGCAGCCACTGCCAGAAACTCTTCAAAGGAGGCAACGTGGTGAGACACACCCTGGCCCACCTGAAGCTGAGAAAGACCAGGCTCAGCTGTGTCTTCTGCGGTAAACACTTCCAAAGGTACAACCGTGCCAAGGAACACGTTCTAGAGCACATAGAGGAACTGAGAACTTCCACAGCCAACATTAAGGTCAAACCCGCTGTCAATGGGGAGACATATTCCTCAAAGAATATTAATCAAGCCTCAGAGAACGAAGCGAAACCCGTTGAGAACTTGACCGAGCCCTCGACTCCGACGGACCAGCCTCCTAAACCCAAACGTGTTAAAGCCAAGCCGGTGGTGAGTAAGCAGAGTAGAATCATCCAGAACCTGAGAAACCTGATCAGAAAGACCCAGAAGTGTAAAATGGACACGGACAACCTGAAGTCTGTGGAAGTGACTGATGAACAGGTGACTGTGAAAGACAAAGTGGTGATCGTGAGAGAGGTGGTGCCTGGGaaggagagcgagggaggagaggaggaggggaagcaGAAGCAGTACCACCTGTGTCCTTCAGAGGGCTGTGACAGCATCTTTATGAAGATCGGCCCATCGCTGCTGAGACACGCTGTCACCTACCACAGGGAGGACGCAGCCGTCCTGGACAAGACCTTCCAGTGGGGGAAGGGGAAGTGCCAGATCTGCCAGAG GCTCTTGTTGGTGATTGAGCACTACAGAGACCACATGAAGCTTCACGATGCTCCTCTAAAACATGCGTGTCTCCACACGAACTGTGGCCAACGCTTCAAGACTGCCCAGGAGCTCAAAGACCACATAGACACTCACCGCCCTCTCCAGGCCCCCTGTGGGTACTCCGGCTGTAGGGAGATCTTCtttaccctcccctctctccacgaCCACGAGTGGAGGCACTATACCCAGCCCCAGTCTAAAGACGAGCTGGAGCAGGGCGCTACCACAGAGCTGAGCCCTGAGGGCGAGGCCCCCTGGAAACAGAGGGCGAAGGGCCAAGATGTGACAGTGCACGGGTGGAGGGGGCAGAGGGAAACGCCTACTCCCAAAAGCAGGCGCTGTAATCCTCATGAGAAGTGCCTTCACTGTAACAG GTACCTGTGGAACCACCAGCACTTCCTAGAACACATGAAGATCCATGATGCTCCTCTGAAACAGGTGTGTCTCCACCTGAACTGTGGCCAGCGCTTCTCCAGAACCCACTTACTCTGGGAGCACATGGATACGCACCTGCCTTTCCAGGCCCCCTGTGGGTACTCCGGCTGTGGGCTGATCTTctcctgcctcccctctctccatgaCCACGAGTGGAGGCATTACATCCAGGGCCAGCCTAATGACGAGCCGACAGAGGAGCAGAGCGCTACCAAAGAGGAGGGGCAGACTCCGGAGTCAGACACCAATGGTAACGACTATGACGGCCCAGTGGAGACTCCAGGCACTGTTCATGGTGCTGTCACCACACCTCCTAATCATTGCACACTGAAACTCATCAATGGCCATGATGAAAAGGATAAGAAAGACAAAGCCCCCAAGACAGCCGTCCCTGCCACCACTACCACCTCTCCCACACCCCCATCCCAaaccaccacatccacacaccCCCATCCCAGAATCTTCCAAAACATCACTGAGCCAATGACTATGATGGACGTGGACAATATCGTCAGTTTGGCTCAGGTGGTGCCTGGCGGAGAGGAACCAGTAATCGCGGAACACAAGACCTTCAAACTAGAGGATCCTTCCTTCCTACCACTGGCCAAAGCTCCCCTCATCCGCCCGCCcccctctacatacctgaccgaGGCAGCCCTCAGCATGCGCAAGCGCAGGAAGCCCAGCGAGGTCACTTCCTGCGGGCCTGGCAAAAAGAGTAAGGCTGCGGTAAAGAGGAGTGTGGTGGGGAAGAAGGAGATGGTGGCTGAGAAGGAGGCCCCTCAAAGACAGCGCTGCTCCAAGTGTTTCTCCTCCTTCACTAGCACCGAGGAACTGGAGAAACACCTTTCCCAAAATACCTGCTCCTCCCTCTTCAGCTTCGACTCCGATGACGACAGTGAGTAG